One Equus caballus isolate H_3958 breed thoroughbred chromosome 14, TB-T2T, whole genome shotgun sequence DNA segment encodes these proteins:
- the CLK4 gene encoding dual specificity protein kinase CLK4 isoform X2 yields MRHSKRTHCPDWDSRESWGHESYGGSHKRKRRSHSSTQENRHCKPHHQFKDSDCHYLEARSLNERDYRDRRYVDEYRNDYCEGYIPRHYHRDVESSYRIHCSKSSVRSRRSSPKRKRNRHCSSHQSHSKSHRRKRSRSIEDDEEGHLICQSGDVLRARYEIVDTLGEGAFGKVVECIDHGMDGIHVAVKIVKNVGRYREAARSEIQVLEHLNSTDPNSVFRCVQMLEWFDHHGHVCIVFELLGLSTYDFIKENSFLPFQIDHIRQMAYQICQSINFLHHNKLTHTDLKPENILFVKSDYVVKYNSKMKRDERTLKNTDIKVVDFGSATYDDEHHSTLVSTRHYRAPEVILALGWSQPCDVWSIGCILIEYYLGFTVFQTHDSKEHLAMMERILGPIPTHMIQKTRKRKYFHHDQLDWDEHSSAGRYVRRRCKPLKEFMLCHDEEHEKLFDLVRRMLEYDPVKRITLDEALQHPFFDLLKKK; encoded by the exons ATGCGGCATTCCAAAAGAACTCACTGCCCTGATTGGGATAGTAGAGAAAGCTGGGGACATGAAAGCTACGGTGGAAGTCACAAACGGAAGAGGAGGTCCCATAGTAGTACGCAGGAGAACCGACATTGTAAACCACATCACCAGTTTAAAGACTCTGATTG TCATTATTTAGAAGCCAGGTCCTTGAATGAGAGAGATTATCGGGACCGGAGATATGTTGATGAATACAGAAATGACTACTGTGAAGGATATATTCCTAGACATTATCACAGAGATGTGGAAAGCAGTTACCGAATCCACTGCAGTAAATCCTCAGTCCGAAGCAGGAGAAGCAGTCCTAAAAGGAAGCGTAATAGACACTGTTCAAGTCATCAGTCACATTCG AAGAGCCACCGAAGGAAAAGATCCAGGAGTATAGAGGATGATGAGGAGGGTCACCTGATCTGTCAAAGTGGAGACGTTCTAAGAGCAAGAT ATGAAATCGTGGACACTTTGGGTGAAGGGGCCTTTGGCAAAGTTGTAGAGTGCATTGATCATGGCAT ggaTGGCATACATGTAGCAGTGAAAATCGTAAAAAATGTAGGTCGATATCGAGAAGCAGCTCGTTCAGAAATCCAAGTATTGGAACATTTAAATAGTACTGATCCCAATAGTGTCTT CCGATGTGTCCAGATGCTAGAATGGTTTGATCATCATGGTCATGTTTGTATTGTGTTTGAATTGCTGGGACTTAGTACCTAtgatttcattaaagaaaatagttttctGCCATTTCAAATTGATCACATCAGGCAGATGGCATATCAGATCTGCCAGTCAATAAATT TTTTGCATCATAATAAATTAACCCATACAGATCTgaagcctgaaaatattttatttgtgaagTCTGACTATGTAGTCAAATATAATTCTAAAATG AAACGTGATGAACGTACCCTGAAAAACACAGATATCAAAGTTGTTGACTTTGGAAGTGCAACCTACGATGATGAACATCATAGTACTTTGGTATCTACACGGCATTACAGAGCTCCAGAGGTCATTTTAG ctttaggTTGGTCTCAGCCTTGTGATGTTTGGAGCATAGGTTGCATTCTTATTGAATATTACCTTGGCTTCACAGTCTTTCAG aCTCATGACAGTAAAGAGCACCTGGCAATGATGGAACGAATATTAGGACCCATACCAACACACATGATTCAGAAAACAAG AAAACGCAAGTATTTTCATCATGACCAGCTAGATTGGGATGAACATAGTTCTGCTGGTAGATATGTTAGGAGACGCTGCAAACCattaaag GAATTTATGCTTTGTCATGATGAAGAACATGAGAAACTGTTTGACCTGGTTCGAAGAATGTTAGAATATGATCCAGTGAAAAGAATTACCTTAGATGAAGCATTGCAGCATCCTTTCTTTGacttattaaaaaagaaatga
- the CLK4 gene encoding dual specificity protein kinase CLK4 isoform X1, with amino-acid sequence MKATVEVTNGRGGPIVVRRRTDIVNHITSLKTLIDVPLGLFTRLLSKLASWGYFKKHHYLEARSLNERDYRDRRYVDEYRNDYCEGYIPRHYHRDVESSYRIHCSKSSVRSRRSSPKRKRNRHCSSHQSHSKSHRRKRSRSIEDDEEGHLICQSGDVLRARYEIVDTLGEGAFGKVVECIDHGMDGIHVAVKIVKNVGRYREAARSEIQVLEHLNSTDPNSVFRCVQMLEWFDHHGHVCIVFELLGLSTYDFIKENSFLPFQIDHIRQMAYQICQSINFLHHNKLTHTDLKPENILFVKSDYVVKYNSKMKRDERTLKNTDIKVVDFGSATYDDEHHSTLVSTRHYRAPEVILALGWSQPCDVWSIGCILIEYYLGFTVFQTHDSKEHLAMMERILGPIPTHMIQKTRKRKYFHHDQLDWDEHSSAGRYVRRRCKPLKEFMLCHDEEHEKLFDLVRRMLEYDPVKRITLDEALQHPFFDLLKKK; translated from the exons ATGAAAGCTACGGTGGAAGTCACAAACGGAAGAGGAGGTCCCATAGTAGTACGCAGGAGAACCGACATTGTAAACCACATCACCAGTTTAAAGACTCTGATTG ATGTTCCATTGGGACTGTTTACCAGATTGCTTTCTAAATTAGCCAGCTGGGGttactttaaaaaaca TCATTATTTAGAAGCCAGGTCCTTGAATGAGAGAGATTATCGGGACCGGAGATATGTTGATGAATACAGAAATGACTACTGTGAAGGATATATTCCTAGACATTATCACAGAGATGTGGAAAGCAGTTACCGAATCCACTGCAGTAAATCCTCAGTCCGAAGCAGGAGAAGCAGTCCTAAAAGGAAGCGTAATAGACACTGTTCAAGTCATCAGTCACATTCG AAGAGCCACCGAAGGAAAAGATCCAGGAGTATAGAGGATGATGAGGAGGGTCACCTGATCTGTCAAAGTGGAGACGTTCTAAGAGCAAGAT ATGAAATCGTGGACACTTTGGGTGAAGGGGCCTTTGGCAAAGTTGTAGAGTGCATTGATCATGGCAT ggaTGGCATACATGTAGCAGTGAAAATCGTAAAAAATGTAGGTCGATATCGAGAAGCAGCTCGTTCAGAAATCCAAGTATTGGAACATTTAAATAGTACTGATCCCAATAGTGTCTT CCGATGTGTCCAGATGCTAGAATGGTTTGATCATCATGGTCATGTTTGTATTGTGTTTGAATTGCTGGGACTTAGTACCTAtgatttcattaaagaaaatagttttctGCCATTTCAAATTGATCACATCAGGCAGATGGCATATCAGATCTGCCAGTCAATAAATT TTTTGCATCATAATAAATTAACCCATACAGATCTgaagcctgaaaatattttatttgtgaagTCTGACTATGTAGTCAAATATAATTCTAAAATG AAACGTGATGAACGTACCCTGAAAAACACAGATATCAAAGTTGTTGACTTTGGAAGTGCAACCTACGATGATGAACATCATAGTACTTTGGTATCTACACGGCATTACAGAGCTCCAGAGGTCATTTTAG ctttaggTTGGTCTCAGCCTTGTGATGTTTGGAGCATAGGTTGCATTCTTATTGAATATTACCTTGGCTTCACAGTCTTTCAG aCTCATGACAGTAAAGAGCACCTGGCAATGATGGAACGAATATTAGGACCCATACCAACACACATGATTCAGAAAACAAG AAAACGCAAGTATTTTCATCATGACCAGCTAGATTGGGATGAACATAGTTCTGCTGGTAGATATGTTAGGAGACGCTGCAAACCattaaag GAATTTATGCTTTGTCATGATGAAGAACATGAGAAACTGTTTGACCTGGTTCGAAGAATGTTAGAATATGATCCAGTGAAAAGAATTACCTTAGATGAAGCATTGCAGCATCCTTTCTTTGacttattaaaaaagaaatga
- the CLK4 gene encoding dual specificity protein kinase CLK4 isoform X3 has product MCVPLEASHSVEEDTHPSHYLEARSLNERDYRDRRYVDEYRNDYCEGYIPRHYHRDVESSYRIHCSKSSVRSRRSSPKRKRNRHCSSHQSHSKSHRRKRSRSIEDDEEGHLICQSGDVLRARYEIVDTLGEGAFGKVVECIDHGMDGIHVAVKIVKNVGRYREAARSEIQVLEHLNSTDPNSVFRCVQMLEWFDHHGHVCIVFELLGLSTYDFIKENSFLPFQIDHIRQMAYQICQSINFLHHNKLTHTDLKPENILFVKSDYVVKYNSKMKRDERTLKNTDIKVVDFGSATYDDEHHSTLVSTRHYRAPEVILALGWSQPCDVWSIGCILIEYYLGFTVFQTHDSKEHLAMMERILGPIPTHMIQKTRKRKYFHHDQLDWDEHSSAGRYVRRRCKPLKEFMLCHDEEHEKLFDLVRRMLEYDPVKRITLDEALQHPFFDLLKKK; this is encoded by the exons ATGTGCGTCCCTCTTGAAGCTTCGCACTCTGTTGAAGAGGACACTCATCCCAG TCATTATTTAGAAGCCAGGTCCTTGAATGAGAGAGATTATCGGGACCGGAGATATGTTGATGAATACAGAAATGACTACTGTGAAGGATATATTCCTAGACATTATCACAGAGATGTGGAAAGCAGTTACCGAATCCACTGCAGTAAATCCTCAGTCCGAAGCAGGAGAAGCAGTCCTAAAAGGAAGCGTAATAGACACTGTTCAAGTCATCAGTCACATTCG AAGAGCCACCGAAGGAAAAGATCCAGGAGTATAGAGGATGATGAGGAGGGTCACCTGATCTGTCAAAGTGGAGACGTTCTAAGAGCAAGAT ATGAAATCGTGGACACTTTGGGTGAAGGGGCCTTTGGCAAAGTTGTAGAGTGCATTGATCATGGCAT ggaTGGCATACATGTAGCAGTGAAAATCGTAAAAAATGTAGGTCGATATCGAGAAGCAGCTCGTTCAGAAATCCAAGTATTGGAACATTTAAATAGTACTGATCCCAATAGTGTCTT CCGATGTGTCCAGATGCTAGAATGGTTTGATCATCATGGTCATGTTTGTATTGTGTTTGAATTGCTGGGACTTAGTACCTAtgatttcattaaagaaaatagttttctGCCATTTCAAATTGATCACATCAGGCAGATGGCATATCAGATCTGCCAGTCAATAAATT TTTTGCATCATAATAAATTAACCCATACAGATCTgaagcctgaaaatattttatttgtgaagTCTGACTATGTAGTCAAATATAATTCTAAAATG AAACGTGATGAACGTACCCTGAAAAACACAGATATCAAAGTTGTTGACTTTGGAAGTGCAACCTACGATGATGAACATCATAGTACTTTGGTATCTACACGGCATTACAGAGCTCCAGAGGTCATTTTAG ctttaggTTGGTCTCAGCCTTGTGATGTTTGGAGCATAGGTTGCATTCTTATTGAATATTACCTTGGCTTCACAGTCTTTCAG aCTCATGACAGTAAAGAGCACCTGGCAATGATGGAACGAATATTAGGACCCATACCAACACACATGATTCAGAAAACAAG AAAACGCAAGTATTTTCATCATGACCAGCTAGATTGGGATGAACATAGTTCTGCTGGTAGATATGTTAGGAGACGCTGCAAACCattaaag GAATTTATGCTTTGTCATGATGAAGAACATGAGAAACTGTTTGACCTGGTTCGAAGAATGTTAGAATATGATCCAGTGAAAAGAATTACCTTAGATGAAGCATTGCAGCATCCTTTCTTTGacttattaaaaaagaaatga
- the CLK4 gene encoding dual specificity protein kinase CLK4 isoform X4 has product MDGIHVAVKIVKNVGRYREAARSEIQVLEHLNSTDPNSVFRCVQMLEWFDHHGHVCIVFELLGLSTYDFIKENSFLPFQIDHIRQMAYQICQSINFLHHNKLTHTDLKPENILFVKSDYVVKYNSKMKRDERTLKNTDIKVVDFGSATYDDEHHSTLVSTRHYRAPEVILALGWSQPCDVWSIGCILIEYYLGFTVFQTHDSKEHLAMMERILGPIPTHMIQKTRKRKYFHHDQLDWDEHSSAGRYVRRRCKPLKEFMLCHDEEHEKLFDLVRRMLEYDPVKRITLDEALQHPFFDLLKKK; this is encoded by the exons AT ggaTGGCATACATGTAGCAGTGAAAATCGTAAAAAATGTAGGTCGATATCGAGAAGCAGCTCGTTCAGAAATCCAAGTATTGGAACATTTAAATAGTACTGATCCCAATAGTGTCTT CCGATGTGTCCAGATGCTAGAATGGTTTGATCATCATGGTCATGTTTGTATTGTGTTTGAATTGCTGGGACTTAGTACCTAtgatttcattaaagaaaatagttttctGCCATTTCAAATTGATCACATCAGGCAGATGGCATATCAGATCTGCCAGTCAATAAATT TTTTGCATCATAATAAATTAACCCATACAGATCTgaagcctgaaaatattttatttgtgaagTCTGACTATGTAGTCAAATATAATTCTAAAATG AAACGTGATGAACGTACCCTGAAAAACACAGATATCAAAGTTGTTGACTTTGGAAGTGCAACCTACGATGATGAACATCATAGTACTTTGGTATCTACACGGCATTACAGAGCTCCAGAGGTCATTTTAG ctttaggTTGGTCTCAGCCTTGTGATGTTTGGAGCATAGGTTGCATTCTTATTGAATATTACCTTGGCTTCACAGTCTTTCAG aCTCATGACAGTAAAGAGCACCTGGCAATGATGGAACGAATATTAGGACCCATACCAACACACATGATTCAGAAAACAAG AAAACGCAAGTATTTTCATCATGACCAGCTAGATTGGGATGAACATAGTTCTGCTGGTAGATATGTTAGGAGACGCTGCAAACCattaaag GAATTTATGCTTTGTCATGATGAAGAACATGAGAAACTGTTTGACCTGGTTCGAAGAATGTTAGAATATGATCCAGTGAAAAGAATTACCTTAGATGAAGCATTGCAGCATCCTTTCTTTGacttattaaaaaagaaatga